A single window of Athene noctua chromosome 1, bAthNoc1.hap1.1, whole genome shotgun sequence DNA harbors:
- the SYNE1 gene encoding nesprin-1 isoform X2: MLENFMVVAEDLHAVRMAEDGSVDSDLPDCNCDITRVKKLKETLVAVQQLDKNMSSLRSWLAHIESELSKPIVYETCDSEEIQRKLNDQQELQRDIEKHSTGVASVLNLCEVLLHDCDACATEAECDSIQQATRNLDRRWRNICAMSMERRLKIEETWRLWQKFLDDYARFEEWLKVSERTAAFPSSSGVLYTIAKEELKKFEAFQRQVHESLTQLELINKQYRRLARENRTDSDCSLKQMVHEGNQRWDNLQKRVTSILRRLKHFIGQREEFETARDSILVWLTEMDLQLTNIEHFSECDVQAKIKQLKAFQQEISLNNNKIEQIIVQGEQLIEKSEPIDAAVIEEELDELRRYCQEVFGRVERYHKKLIRLPLTDDEHDLSDREVDLDESADLSDIHWHDKSADSILSPHPSSNLSLPLSQPVRSERSGRDTPASVDSIPLEWDHDYDLSRDLETAVSQALHSEEEDGGQEKDFYLRGAAGIADVEIPETLEAYVTLTENTLKNLSGEPGALEAHIRQLDKALDTSRFQIQQTENIIRSKTPTGPELDSSYKGYMKLLGECSGSIDSVKRLGYKLKEEEEKLSGLINLNSTETQTAGVIDRWELIQAQALSKELRMKQNLQQWQQFNSDLNSVWAWLGETEEELEKLHHLDLSTDIQTIELRIKKLKELQKAIDNRKAIILSINLCSSEFTHSDSEESKKLQERLSQMNVRWDHVCSMIEEWRCSLQDALMQCQDFHEMSHGLLLWLENIDRRKNEIVPINPNLDPEMLQDHHRLLMQIRRELLESQLKVASLQDMSCQLLVNAEGKDCLEAKEKVHVIGNRLKLLLKDVIRHIKDLEKILDISGSQLELSSWSSADELDTSGSVSPVSGRSTPSRQRTPRGKCSLSQPGPSVSSPHSRFTRGGSGSSPSEAGPAWRHPSFFLRVLRAALPLQLLLLLLIGLACLVPMTEEDYSCTMANNFARSFHPMLKYMNGPPPL; the protein is encoded by the exons ATGCTGGAAAATTTCATGGTGGTGGCAGAGGACTTGCATGCTGTGAGGATGGCGGAGGACGGCAGTGTGGATTCAGATCTCCCAGACTGTAATTGTGATATCACAAG GGTAAAGAAGTTGAAGGAGACCCTCGTTGCAGTGCAGCAGCTGGATAAAAACATGAGTAGCCTGAGATCCTGGCTTGCCCATATTGAGTCAGAGCTGTCCAAACCTATCGTCTATGAAACTTGTGACTCTGAGGAGATACAAAGGAAGCTAAATGACCAGCAG GAACTACAGAGGGACATAGAGAAACACAGCACTGGAGTGGCATCTGTTCTCAATCTGTGTGAAGTACTTCTTCATGACTGTGATGCTTGTGCCACAGAAGCAGAGTGTGACTCTATCCAGCAAGCTACACGCAATCTGGACAGAAGGTGGAGGAACATTTGTGCAATGTCAATGGAAAGACGACTTAA AATTGAAGAGACGTGGCGGCTGTGGCAAAAGTTTTTGGATGACTACGCTAGATTCGAAGAGTGGCTAAAAGTCTCTGAGAGGACAGCTGCTTTCCCGAGCTCCTCTGGTGTACTTTACACAATTGCTAAGGAAGAACTGAAGAAATTTGAG GCCTTCCAGAGACAAGTCCATGAAAGTCTGACTCAGCTGGAACTGATCAATAAACAATATCGCCGCCTGGCCCGAGAGAACCGCACTGACTCTGACTGCAGCCTCAAACAGATGGTTCATGAGGGGAATCAGAGATGGGACAACTTACAAAAGCGAGTTACCTCCATCCTGCGCAGACTAAAA CATTTTATTGGCCAGCGTGAGGAGTTTGAGACAGCACGTGATAGCATCTTGGTATGGCTAACAGAAATGGACCTGCAGCTGACCAACATTGAGCATTTCTCAGAGTGTGATGTCCAAGCAAAGATAAAGCAACTTAAG GCTTTCCAGCAAGAAATTTcactaaacaacaacaaaattgaGCAGATAATTGTGCAGGGTGAGCAACTCATTGAGAAGAGTGAGCCCATAGATGCAGCTGTCATTGAAGAAGAACTAGATGAGCTGCGTCGTTACTGTCAAGAGGTCTTTGGACGTGTGGAACGTTATCACAAGAAACTCATCCGTCTTCCT CTGACAGATGACGAACATGACCTCTCTGACAGAGAGGTGGATCTGGATGAATCAGCAGATCTCTCTGACATACACTGGCATGACAAATCTGCGGACAGCATTCTCTCCCCGCACCCCTCTTCCAACCTTTCGCTGCCTCTTTCCCAGCCGGTGAGAAGCGAGCGATCAGGGCGAGATACTCCTGCGAGCGTGGACTCCATTCCCTTGGAGTGGGATCATGACTACGACCTTAGCAGAGACCTGGAGACAGCTGTTTCACAGGCACTGCACTCTGAGGAAGAAGATGGAGGACAAGAGAAGGACTTCTACCTGAGAGGAGCAGCTGGTATAGCAG atgtaGAGATCCCTGAAACTCTTGAGGCCTATGTAACACTCACAGAAAACACACTCAAAAATCTCTCTG GAGAACCTGGTGCCCTGGAAGCACATATCCGACAGCTGGACAAGGCATTAGACACCAGTCGTTTTCAAatacagcaaacagaaaacatcatCCGCAGCAAAACACCTACAGGACCAGAGCTGGATTCCAGTTACAAAGGATAT ATGAAGCTACTAGGTGAGTGCAGTGGAAGCATAGACTCAGTAAAAAGGCTTGGATATaaactgaaggaggaagaagaaaaattatctggaCTTATTAACCTGAACAGCACTGAAACACAAACAGCTG GTGTAATTGACCGATGGGAATTAATCCAGGCTCAGGCTCTAAGCAAGGAGCTGAGGATGAAGCAGAACCTTCAGCAATGGCAGCAGTTTAACTCTGACCTTAATAGCGTTTGGGCTTGGCTTGGAGAAACTGAAGAGGAACTGGAGAAGCTCCACCACCTTGATCTCAGCACTGACATACAAACTATTGAGCTCAGAATCAAAAAACTGAAA gagctgcagaaagcaaTTGATAACCGCAAAGCAATCATCTTATCCATCAATCTGTGCAGCTCAGAGTTCACTCATTCTGACAGTGAGGAGAGCAAGAAGCTTCAAGAGCGCCTGTCTCAGATGAATGTGCGCTGGGACCACGTATGCAGTATGATCGAAGAGTGGCGCTGCTCATTGCAGGATGCATTAATGCAATGCCAG GATTTCCATGAAATGAGCCATGGTTTGCTGCTTTGGTTAGAGAatattgacagaagaaaaaatgaaattgtgcCCATCAATCCAAACCTGGACCCAGAAATGCTGCAGGATCATCACAGACTTCTAATG CAAATCAGACGTGAACTGCTGGAGTCTCAGTTGAAGGTGGCGTCACTACAAGATATGTCCTGCCAATTGCTAGTCAATGCTGAAGGCAAGGACTGTCTTGAAGCCAAAGAAAAGGTGCATGTCATTGGAAACAGACTGAAGCTTCTCTTGAAAGATGTCATACGTCATATTAAAGACCTAGAGAAAATTCTAGACATTTCAGGTAGTCAGCTG GAATTGTCCTCATGGTCCTCTGCTGATGAATTAGACACATCGGGCTCAGTGAGTCCTGTATCCGGAAGAAGCACTCCAAGCAGACAGAGAACG CCACGGGGCAAATGTAGTCTCTCACAGCCTGGACCCTCTGTCAGCAGTCCACATAGCAG